A region of the Chaetodon trifascialis isolate fChaTrf1 chromosome 7, fChaTrf1.hap1, whole genome shotgun sequence genome:
AGCTTAAAAGTTGTGCTTTGCCTGACGAGTGTGTTGAGGGCTCACTCAACTTTGGAATCAGCAGAACTGCATTTAACAGCAAGTGCTGCACCTCCGAGCTCTGCAACAGCCAACCTGCCCCTGGTAACTTACTTATATTGTCTATTGGTGTTTAGATGCTTCTTTGTACAGAGAGCTGTTTGTTGAATGTCGGCATCTAGTTGTATGAGTCACATGAGAACAGTTCAGAATATGAAAACTGCTCTCCcatgaatatatgaatatagATGGTCATTTCATGAATTGAGATATTGATAATGATGTAAGGATTTTTAGGTGTTCTATTATTTCTAATGACTTGAAAAATAGTGCAAATAGTAActgtaaatgggaaaaaaatctcCTAGTGGGAGCATGCCCCCAGACCACCCTAGCTTGGGCTAAGccccaaatgtttccaacatcTGGCTCCACCCCTACAAGCTAGTATGAATGAAATTCCTTTATCCTCCATCACCCTCTGCCACAGACAAGCTGAAgggcaaaagaaagaaagagagaatcTTGCATTGCATGTAGGCCAatcacatttgttttcctttattttaaaatgaccaaatcCTAGTCACACAATAGACAAAAAGTGTCAGAAATCTACTTAATGTAACTTGTCCATCAGCAGGAAACACCAACAATTGTCCTTAGTGTGTTGGACAGACCTTGAAAAGGTCACCGAAGAATAAAAGAGCATTGCAGGCACCCCTTCATCCACCTCTACCTCCCCAAACAATGTGAACAATATATGTTCTGTTACAGAGCCCAGCAAATCCAGTCCCAATGGTAAAAGGTGCTACCACTGTGATGGACAGCAGTGCACTGCAACTCTAAATTGTGCAGGGAATGAGGACTACTGCATCTCAGCAAAAGGTAACACGCCTACAACATTAAACATCTGACTCTGTTCCACATGTTTCCTCAGCTCAGAAGAATTTGTAGTGATTCTAGTAGATGTATTACCACTTTAACCTCACACACTAACATcgttttcattctttcagtgACTGCGGGGGGTGCAAAGACAGTCGTGAAAGGCTGTGCTTCCAAGCAGGTCTGCGCAGGTATACAAAATCCAAATCTCAAATCACTAATTCAAGGAGAAATTAGCTGCTGCCAGGGTGACTTCTGCAACAGCGCCAGCAGCACAAGTGCTGGCCTCCTGCTCCTGGTGGCACCACTGATCTCTTTGGTCATGTTCTCTTAAGTGGTGGAGATGGCAGCAGCACTGCTCAGCTTTTCTTCTTATCTACACCCAGCTTCATAGTGGTTACACCCCTTTACTTATCCTTTCAGCCAAAGAGTGAGGAAGTAGAAGGTTTAGGAAGCAATGTATGAGAATATAAAGTAGTTATGCTATGATGTCTCTTCGTTTGCTGCCTCATTCAGTTTCTAACCTGCTTTTTTGTTGCCTCTCAAGATAGCAGCAACTGGTTTGCATAGATTAATTGTCAATaacagtctgttttgttttttctgaagtGGAACAAGGTGAATGTAATTACATGCTGATGCACAATTTTTGTTTGCGTGGTATTATTTTCCTGAGACCTGTTTTTAACTGGAATTTTTGGGACTGTTGAAATGTGACTGatgaaaagcaaaataaaaacatttctgtgtttgctttttgttttaattctaTCTCTGTCCCTTTTAAATGGTGAAAGTGCAAAGTCTccctactgtgtgtgtgtactgtgtattTCTTAATTATGTATATCTGACAGGAAATGTGAAGAGAGGAGTTACATTTTGTGGGAAACAACTATGAGCAGTGTACCACCATCTAGTCAACACATTTTATGTAACAGGCAGTTTACACACTCcttgagacttttttttaagaGAATTTTACAGCCTCCTGTTTGCCACTTGGTCAGACAGCAAGAATAGAACAAGAAAATCATTGAAAATGAGGACACCTGTCTGTGGGTTGGTTTAGGGTGGCTTCCCTTCTTTTGTTAATTTTGGCTGGACCATCAGCCTTTTGTCCTTTGTTGCTTTGGTTGTAGTGGGTTGCTTTAATTTTCTTGCGTTGGGGTGTGTTGCAGTATGGTGTGGTCAATGACTGAATGGGCTTGGCCATGCACTTCTTTCTACGTTATGTACCTTCTACAACTCATTCTGTGACTCTGTGATGGGGATGAGGAGTCAAGGAGTCAC
Encoded here:
- the LOC139333702 gene encoding phospholipase A2 inhibitor and Ly6/PLAUR domain-containing protein-like gives rise to the protein MHLVVLIVGIVLLPEAYPLKCYECLPGSSGTCTDTEKECPSASYQCAALRVTSYAGGSELLNAQLKSCALPDECVEGSLNFGISRTAFNSKCCTSELCNSQPAPEPSKSSPNGKRCYHCDGQQCTATLNCAGNEDYCISAKVTAGGAKTVVKGCASKQVCAGIQNPNLKSLIQGEISCCQGDFCNSASSTSAGLLLLVAPLISLVMFS